The Micromonospora krabiensis genome window below encodes:
- a CDS encoding DinB family protein: MADSAADRSADDKPTGGFAWSNMFVHPDDDPRSEGGFDDERTVLVEYLRDQRLTLQLKCADLDAEQLARRAVPPSTMSLIGLVRHMAEVERGWFRRTMAGEDAPRIYRTEADPDEDFNGAVADPDVIAEAWRTWRAEVEFAERLVDATPDLGTTGTMGDGETISLRELLVHMIEEYARHNGHADLLRELIDGRVGQ, translated from the coding sequence ATGGCCGATTCTGCCGCTGACCGCTCCGCCGACGACAAGCCCACCGGCGGATTCGCCTGGTCGAACATGTTCGTCCATCCTGACGACGACCCGCGTTCCGAGGGCGGCTTCGACGACGAGCGGACGGTGCTCGTCGAGTACCTGCGCGACCAGCGCCTCACCCTGCAGCTGAAATGCGCCGACCTGGACGCTGAGCAGTTGGCTCGTCGGGCCGTACCGCCGTCGACGATGTCGTTGATCGGTCTGGTGCGGCACATGGCCGAGGTGGAGCGGGGTTGGTTCCGGCGGACGATGGCCGGGGAGGACGCACCGAGGATCTACCGGACGGAGGCCGACCCGGACGAGGACTTCAACGGGGCGGTGGCCGATCCGGACGTGATCGCCGAGGCGTGGCGGACCTGGCGGGCGGAGGTGGAGTTCGCGGAGCGGCTGGTCGACGCCACACCCGATCTCGGCACCACGGGGACCATGGGCGACGGCGAGACGATCTCACTGCGCGAGCTGCTGGTGCACATGATCGAGGAGTACGCCCGCCACAACGGCCACGCCGATCTGCTCCGCGAACTCATCGACGGCCGCGTCGGTCAGTAG
- a CDS encoding endonuclease V, with amino-acid sequence MAVQEELRSRVDLVGPGPAEPATVAGLDVAYAESGDLLAAAVTVLDARTLAVVDEAVGVGRPAFGYVPGLFAFRELPALLAALDRLSTRPDLLVCDGHGLAHPRRFGLACHLGVVTGLPAIGVGKTPLIGEWTPPGELRGAWSELRDGDEVVGRVVRTRDGVKPVFVSVGHRMSLDNATAQVLALTPRHRLPETTRAADRRSRDALARASSARDDLGEDRGQGGVGGRR; translated from the coding sequence ATGGCCGTACAGGAGGAGTTGCGGTCGCGGGTCGACCTGGTCGGGCCCGGCCCGGCCGAGCCCGCGACGGTGGCCGGCCTGGATGTGGCGTACGCCGAAAGTGGTGATCTTCTCGCGGCGGCCGTCACGGTGCTCGACGCCCGGACCCTGGCGGTGGTGGACGAGGCGGTCGGCGTCGGACGGCCGGCCTTCGGGTATGTGCCGGGGCTCTTCGCGTTCCGTGAGCTGCCCGCTCTGCTCGCCGCGCTCGACCGGCTGAGCACCCGGCCGGACCTGTTGGTCTGCGACGGGCACGGGCTGGCGCACCCGCGTCGGTTCGGGCTCGCCTGTCACCTCGGGGTGGTGACCGGCCTGCCCGCGATCGGGGTGGGGAAGACCCCGCTGATCGGGGAGTGGACGCCGCCCGGTGAGCTTCGGGGCGCCTGGTCGGAGCTGCGCGACGGTGACGAGGTCGTGGGTCGGGTGGTGCGTACCCGTGACGGGGTGAAGCCGGTCTTCGTCAGCGTCGGCCACCGGATGAGTCTGGACAACGCCACCGCCCAGGTGCTCGCGCTGACGCCGCGTCACCGGCTGCCGGAGACCACCCGCGCCGCCGACCGGCGCTCCCGGGACGCGTTGGCGCGCGCCAGTTCGGCCCGCGACGACCTGGGCGAGGACCGGGGGCAGGGCGGGGTCGGCGGACGGCGCTGA